GTCGTCTACGCGGCCCGCCACCCCCAGTATGGTAATATGGTCGACATCAGCCACGGCAATGATCTCGTCAGCCGTTATGCTCATGCATCGCGGTTGCTGGTCAAGGTTGGCGATATCGTGCAAAGCGGCGCCAGGATTGCGGAAGTCGGCAGCACCGGCCGATCGACCGGTGCGCACCTGCATTTTGAAGTGCATCTCAAGGGTGTCCCGCAAAACCCCGCGCGTTTCCTGCAAATGCCCGGTTAGCTCCGCTTCCGTCCGGACCACATCGGTTTGGACTTCGTTTGAACTAAAGGGGTGGGGCAGTCTGCCCGCCCCTTTTTGATTTAACATACTGCGCAAAAAGCTGTCTCAGACCTGATCGACCCCGGCTTGCGCCTCGCTGGCCCGTTTCTGCGACGCTGCTGATTCGGGTTCCCTGTTGTTCCGGCTCCGAAAGGATGTTCGCGTAATGCTACAAAATGTGCTCAGGAAAGTATTCGGCAGCCGCAATGAGCGGCTGCTGAAGCAATATGGCCGCAGCGTCAAGGCGATAAACGTACTTGAGCCGGCGATGCAGGCGCTAAGCGACGAAGCTTTGGCGGCAAAGACCGGCGAGTTCAGGAACCGGATCAAGGAGCGCCTCGCGCAAATCCCGGATAACGCGAACGGCGATGCCGAGCGCGCCGAGCAACTGCGCAACGAGCGCAACGATGCGCTGAAGGACACCCTGGCAGATCTGCTTCCCGAAGCGTTCGCGGTCGTTCGCGAGGCCGGCAAACGCGTGCTCGGCATGCGTCACTTCGATGTGCAACTTATCGGCGGCATGGTATTGCACGACGGCAAGATCGCCGAGATGCGCACCGGCGAAGGCAAGACGCTGGTCGCAACCTTGCCGGCCTACCTGAACGCGCTCGGCGGACGCGGCGTGCACGTCGTCACGGTCAACGATTACCTCGCCAGGCGCGACGCCGAATGGATGGGCCGCATCTACAACTTTCTCGGATTGACTGTGGGCGTGAATCTGTCGCAGATGGCGCACGACGACAAGCAGCAGAATTACTCGGCCGATATCACCTATGGCACCAACAACGAATTCGGTTTCGATTACCTGCGCGACAACATGGTCTACCAGACCAGCGAGCGCGTGCAGCGCGCCCTCGCTTATGCAATCGTCGACGAGGTCGATTCGATTCTGATCGACGAGGCGCGCACGCCGCTGATCATTTCCGGCCAGGCGGAAGACAACACCGAGCTGTACTACCGCATGCAGGATCTGGCGCCGAAGCTGACGCTACAGGCCGCGGAAGACGGCCCCGGCGACTACAGTGTCGACGAAAAAGCGCATCAGGTATTGCTGACCGAAGCGGGTCACGAGCACGCCGAAGAGATATTGACGACGGCTGGCTTGTTGCCCGAAGGCGGCAGCCTGTACGACGCGGCGAACATCAACCTCGTGCATCATCTGTATGCCGCACTGCGCGCCAACTCGCTGTTTCACCGCGATCAGCAGTACGTCGTGCAGAACAACGAAGTCATCATCGTGGACGAATTCACCGGTCGCCTGATGGCGGGGCGGCGTTGGTCGGATGGGCTGCACCAGGCAGTCGAAGCCAAGGAAAAGGTCAAGATCCAGAAAGAGAATCAAACGCTGGCGTCGATCACCTTCCAGAATTATTTCCGCATGTACAAGAAGCTGGCCGGCATGACAGGAACCGCCGACACCGAGGCTTACGAATTCCAGCAGATCTACAACCTGGAAACGGTCGTGATCCCGACCCATCATACGATGATCCGCGAAGACCGCATGGATCAGGTGTTCCGCACGGTGAAAGAAAAATACCGCGCCATCATTATCGACATCGAGGATTGCCAGAAACGCGGCCAGCCGGTGCTGGTCGGCACCACCTCGATCGAAAATTCGGAATTGCTGTCGGGCTTGCTGAAGGAAGAAAACATCGCGCATCGCGTGCTGAACGCGAAACAGCACGCGTTCGAAGCCGAGATCGTCGCGCAAGCCGGACGGCCGGGGACGGTAACGATCGCGACCAACATGGCGGGCCGCGGTACTGACATCGTGCTCGGCGGCAATCCTGAACCCGAGATCAACAGCGTGCGCGCCGATGCGCAACTTGACGAGGGCGCGAAAACCGCGCGCAGCGCCGACATCCGCAGTCACTGGCAGAAACTGCACGAGGAAGTCGTCGCGGCCGGCGGCCTGCACATCGTCGGTACCGAGCGCCATGAGTCGCGCCGCGTCGATAACCAGTTGCGCGGCCGTTCAGGACGCCAGGGCGATCCTGGTTCGAGCCGCTTCTACCTGTCGCTCGAAGATCCGCTGCTGCGCATCTTCGCATCGGATCGCGTGTCGGCGATCATGGGGCGGCTCAATATGCCGGAAGGCGAGGCCATCGAACATCCGTGGGTGACGCGCGCGATCGAAAATGCGCAACGCAAGGTCGAGGCGCGCAACTTCGATATCCGCAAGCAGTTGCTCGAATACGACGATGTGTCGAACGACCAGCGCCGCGTGATCTACCAGCAGCGCAACGAGCTGCTCGAATCGACCGATATTTCATCGACCATCCGCGCCATGCGCGAATCGGTCGTGGCCGCTGTTGTTGCCCAGCACGTGCCGCCGGAAAGCCTGGAAGAGCAATGGGATGTTGCCGCTCTGGAAACGGCGCTTGCCGCCGACTTCAATCTGCGCGTTCCGGTCAAGGACTGGTTGCGTGAAGAGTCCGAGCTAACCGAGGAAACCGTTCGCGAGCGCGCGATCAAAGCCGCCAACGACGAATACGACGCCAAGCTCGCGCTGATCAGCCCGGCCGCCATGCATCAGTACGAGCGGGCGGTCATGCTGCAAAGCCTCGATTCACACTGGCGCGAGCATCTGGCGGCGCTCGACCATCTGCGCCAGGGCATCCATCTGCGCGGCTATGCGCAAAAAAATCCGAAGCAGGAATACAAGCGCGAAGCCTTCGAGCTATTCGCGAGTCTGCTCGAACTGGTCAAGGCGGAAGTGACCAAAATCATCATCACGGTGCAGATCAGGACCGAGCAGGCCGCCGAAGTGGTCGAGGCGGCGGTCGAAGAAGCGCAGCAACCCGCGGTCGCAAACGTGCAATACCGCCACGCCGATTACGACGAGGCGCTAGGAGCGGTCGAAGACAACCAGGCGCGCGAGGAGAAACCTCAACCGATCAGGCGCGACGGCCAGAAGATCGGCCGCAACGATCCTTGCCCGTGCGGCTCAGGCAGGAAATACAAGCAGTGCCACGGCAAGCTCAGTTAGAGGGGACATCAATGCGATCGGAGCAGGATAAATGCCGGATCGCAATTATCTCGGCTGTCTTTATCTGCCTTGTGGGCTGTGCTTCTAAAGATACCGATCAAGATGATGTGCAGCGCTTCTTCGCTAAGCACAAAAGTGGGGGCTCCCCAGACTACGCCGTGATAAAAAATGGCACAGATCACCTCATCACCATTCACGGTTACGCTGACGATCTGAGCGTTTGTATGGAGCTGATCAAGCCGTATAACAAGGATCCGTCGTTATCTACCCTCCCAGGCAGTTATTCGTGCGTACCACTCAATCACTAGTCTTCAACAATTCATTCGAGCCGAAGCCTTCCGCGGCTCGGCTTAATTCAGGCGTTAGGCCTCACGCGTATGAATCGTCTGCTCGCGTTCTATTCCGGAAG
The sequence above is drawn from the Burkholderiales bacterium genome and encodes:
- the secA gene encoding preprotein translocase subunit SecA, with translation MLQNVLRKVFGSRNERLLKQYGRSVKAINVLEPAMQALSDEALAAKTGEFRNRIKERLAQIPDNANGDAERAEQLRNERNDALKDTLADLLPEAFAVVREAGKRVLGMRHFDVQLIGGMVLHDGKIAEMRTGEGKTLVATLPAYLNALGGRGVHVVTVNDYLARRDAEWMGRIYNFLGLTVGVNLSQMAHDDKQQNYSADITYGTNNEFGFDYLRDNMVYQTSERVQRALAYAIVDEVDSILIDEARTPLIISGQAEDNTELYYRMQDLAPKLTLQAAEDGPGDYSVDEKAHQVLLTEAGHEHAEEILTTAGLLPEGGSLYDAANINLVHHLYAALRANSLFHRDQQYVVQNNEVIIVDEFTGRLMAGRRWSDGLHQAVEAKEKVKIQKENQTLASITFQNYFRMYKKLAGMTGTADTEAYEFQQIYNLETVVIPTHHTMIREDRMDQVFRTVKEKYRAIIIDIEDCQKRGQPVLVGTTSIENSELLSGLLKEENIAHRVLNAKQHAFEAEIVAQAGRPGTVTIATNMAGRGTDIVLGGNPEPEINSVRADAQLDEGAKTARSADIRSHWQKLHEEVVAAGGLHIVGTERHESRRVDNQLRGRSGRQGDPGSSRFYLSLEDPLLRIFASDRVSAIMGRLNMPEGEAIEHPWVTRAIENAQRKVEARNFDIRKQLLEYDDVSNDQRRVIYQQRNELLESTDISSTIRAMRESVVAAVVAQHVPPESLEEQWDVAALETALAADFNLRVPVKDWLREESELTEETVRERAIKAANDEYDAKLALISPAAMHQYERAVMLQSLDSHWREHLAALDHLRQGIHLRGYAQKNPKQEYKREAFELFASLLELVKAEVTKIIITVQIRTEQAAEVVEAAVEEAQQPAVANVQYRHADYDEALGAVEDNQAREEKPQPIRRDGQKIGRNDPCPCGSGRKYKQCHGKLS